The nucleotide sequence ACAGCGCCAGTGCCTCCTGGAGAACCGTCGCCGCATCGCTTTCCATCTCGTCAGGGTATCCCTCGCTCGCCCTCACTGTCGGCGCCCTCAACCTGGAGGCGAAGCTGCCCCCCACCCCGTAGAGGGCCTCCGTTCGCATTAGGAAACCGAGAGGAGAGCCGTCGTGCCAACTAGATGGGGGCACCTCGCGGCCGCGCTCGACGTAATGCCACCACAGCCGGATAGATCACGCTGCTGAGCTCGCTACTCGGGTTCGACGCCGGACGCGCTGGCCAATCTGACGACACTCGCGGCCGGATCCCTGGTCCACATTTGGTCCACATCACGACGGACAACAGCGGTCAGTGATGGACAGCCAGGGTAAGCCCGAAACGGCTCCTGAGCAGCCAAAACCCGCATTTGCCCAGGCCACGTGGGTGCGCGACCCAAATCTTACAAGGCAGGGGTCGCTGGTTCGAGCCCAGCAGCGCCCACAGTGCAGATGGTCGTAAACATATGTAGACATGGGCAATATCGTCTAGCAGTGTGTCTGGTTTGAGGTGCTCGCGCGGCTCCCGGCGGACGGCTTGGTCAACATCGCTCTGAGGGCTAGCCACTGTCCAGCATCTCAGATGGCGTTCTAAGCGTTGCTCCGGATCTCATTCCGATCGGGCTTGGCCATTCCGATGCCCGCGTTGCCAGATGGGTCTGTCGTTTCAACCATGTGGCTGCCCGTCCCTGCCGTACAGGTTGACCTCGCTCGTCCCATTTAGCACATAGTGTGCTATCTAAAGACCATTAGGCTGATGGCGGCATACGGGTGGGTCACCTTCCGGCTGTCTGGCGAGGTTACTAGTGGTCCACCGTTTGTCAATTATGCCGGCGTTCGACTGCCCTTGCATCCCGCCTGGTGGCCTTGCTCCCGGGTGCTTGGAGGCCAGCCGCGGCATGTAGGAGTGCGTCGGAACTCCTCGTTAATGCAGCTTGCTTAAGCCCGGACCATGGATCTTCAGCTTCTCCGCCCTGTCGGCGGCGGCGTGGACTGCCGGGGCGTCGCGATCGGCGTCGCCGCAGTCTCCCTTTACGGCGTCTACGACACGTCGGAGCACCTGCTGCCCCGGGCCACCAAGCCGCAGGCTGCCTAACCAGGAGGGCGGGCGGAAGGAGGCGGGACGCAAGGGGCCCGCCTCCTTCGCGTAGCAGCGGCACGGTGGGAGGCGGTGCCGGTCCAAAAGGACGGCCCGCGGCAGGCCAGTCGGCCCTTCTGGGCGCCCCAGGGGGCCAGCACAATGCACCTATGGACACCGCTCCCGGCTCCGCTCCGGCACTTCACCCAGGCGACCGGCGTGCCATCGATGCCAGTGGGCTGGACCTGCTGATCGGCGCATTGGCCGCCGACGGCTACCAGGTGATCGGTCCGGTGGTGCACGACGGGGCCATCGTCTACGGCGAGGTCCGCGGGCTGGCCGACCTGCCGACCGGGTGGGGCGACGTGCAAGAACCGGCGAGCTACCGGCTCCGGCGCCGGGATGACCGGGCGGCGTTCGGGTACGCGGTCGGGCCGCACTCGTGGAAGCGCTACCTGTTCCCCCCCCGGAGCTTGCTGTGGCGGGCGCAGCACTCCGGCGACACCGTCGTCATCGATGAACCGGATCCGTCGGCCGCTCCCCGCTATGCCTTTCTCGGCGTACGGGGATGCGAGCTTGCGGCCATCCGGATCCAGGACCGCGTGTTCCTCGGCAGCGGCACGGTCGATCCCACCTACGCCGCCCGGAGGGAGCCCGCCTTTATTGTTGCCGTTCACTGCTCGACCCCTGCCGCCACCTGCTTCTGCACGTCGATGGGAACCGGCCCTGCTGCGGGTGAGGGCCACGATCTCGCCCTTGCCGAGGTCGTCGACGGCGACGACGTGACCTACGTCGTCGAGGTCGGCACGCAGCGGGGTGCGGCGGCACTGGCACGGGTGCCCCTCCGGCCCGCCACCCCCGCCGACGATCTGGGGGAGGCGGCGATGATCGACGCTGCAGCGGCCCACATCGAGCGGCACCTGGCCCCTGACGGCCTGCGGGAGCTCCTGGCGGCGAAGCGAGATCACCCGCGCTGGGACGACGTGGCGGACCGCTGCCTGGCCTGCGGCAACTGCACCATGGTGTGCCCCACCTGCTTCTGCTCGACGGTCGAAGACACCTCCTCCCTCGACGGGTCTGCTGCGGAGCGCTGGCGGCGATGGGATACCTGCTACGCGCTCGATTTCACCCACCTCCCGGACGGCTCCGTTCGCAATTCGACCCGGTCGCGCTACCGCCAGTGGCTGACCCACAAGCTGGGGACCTGGATCGACCAGTTCGGGACCTCGGGCTGTGTCGGCTGCGGGCGGTGCATCAGCTGGTGCCCGGCGGGGATCGATCTCACCGAGGAGATCCGCGCCCTGCGGGAGGAGGCCTGAGATGGAGCGGAGCATTGCCGACTTGCTCGCCGCCCACCCGGTGTTTGCCGGGCTGGCCCTGGAGGACTTGGCACTGATCGCCGGTTGCGGCCGCAACACGGCCTTCCCGCCCGGCTACTACCTGTTCCGGGAGGGCGCCCGGGCCGACCAGTTCTTCGTGGTGCGCGAGGGCCGCGTGGCCGTCGAGATCTTTGTCCCGGACCGTGGCGGGCTGGTGGTCGACACCGTCGATCCGGGAGAGGTCGTCGGGGCTTCCTGGCTTTTCCCTCCCTACGCCTGGGAGGTCGACGCTCGTTGTGTGGAAGCAGTGCGGGCGGTGGCGTTGGACGGTGCCTGCCTGCGCACCAAGTGCGACGGGGACCCGCGGCTGGGCTACGAATTGATGAAGCGCTTCGCCCGGGTCCTGCACGAGCGGATCCAGTCGGCGCAGCTCCGGCTGCTGGACCTCTACGGGACGCCCGGTGGGCGCTGAGCCGCTCGCCGCCGACCGGTCGGCGGTCGAGCCCGCACCGATGACCCCGCGTCCCCACCGCGTCCTGCGGGTTCGCCGTGAGACCCCCGGTGTGGTCACCCTCGCCCTCGCCCCGCTCCTGGGTGACCCCGAACCCGGCGCTCCCGGCCAGTTCAACATGGTAGGTGCCTTCGGCGTCGGGGAGGCCGCCATCTCGGTCAGCGGCGTTGGGCCCGACGGCGCCATCCTGCACACCGTGCGCGATGTCGGCGCGGTCACCCACGCCCTGGCCCGGGCGCCGCGGGGCAGCCTCCTTGGCGTGCGTGGACCCTACGGGCGGGGGTGGGACCTGGCGGGCTCTCTGGGCGGGGACGTGGTCGTCGTCGCCGGCGGTCTCGGGCTCGCCCCGCTGCGGCCGTTGATCCGGGCGCTCAGCCTCCGGCGAAACGGGTTCGGGCGCATCAGCGTGCTCGTCGGTGCGCGCTCGCCGGAGCAGCTGCTCTTCCTCGCCGAGACCAGCCGCTGGCGAGCCCGCGGCCTGCACGTCGACGTGACCGTCGATCAGGCAGCTGTCGGGTGGAGTGGTCGGGTCGGGCTGGTGACCCGGCTGATCGATGGCGCCGTTCTCCATCCCAGCGCCACCACCGGCTTCGTCTGCGGCCCCGAGGTGATGATGCGCTTCACGGCCCGGGCGCTGATGTCGGCCGGCGTGGAGCCCTCGCGGATCCAGTTGTCGATGGAGCGCAACATGCGCTGCGGGGTCGGGCTGTGTGGCCACTGCCAGCTGGGGCCGTTCTTTGTGTGCCGGGACGGCCCGGTCTTCGGCCACGAGGTGGTCGGCCCCCTGATGGAGGTGCGCGAGCTGTGAGCGCACGTCGCAGGCCCCGCCTGGCCGTATGGAAATTCTCGTCGTGCGACGGCTGCCAGTTGAGCCTGCTCGACTGCGAGGACGAGCTGCTCGCCCTGGCCGGCCAGGTTGAGATCGCCTACTTTCAGGAGGCGACCTCGGCCACCGCCGGCGGGCGCTACGACTTATCGCTCGTCGAGGGGTCGGTCACCACCCCCGGGGACGCCGAACGGATCCGCAAGATCCGCGCTGCCTCCCGGCGCCTGGTCACGATCGGCGCCTGCGCCACCTCCGGCGGCATCCAGGCCCTGCGCAATTCCGCCGGGGTGGAGGGGTTCCTCGAGGCGGTGTACGCGCATCCCGAATACGTGGCCACGCTTGCCACCTCGACCGGCATCGCCGACCACGTACCCGTCGACTTCGAACTGCGCGGCTGCCCGGTCGACCGCCACCAGCTGCTCGAGGTGATCTCGGCGTTCCTGGCCGGCCGCCGCCCGGTCGTGCCTACCCACAGTGTCTGCGTCGACTGCAAGCTGGCCGGGACGGTGTGCGTCATGGTCGCCCGGGGGACGCCCTGCCTGGGCCCGGTGACCCAGGCTGGGTGCGGGGCGCTCTGCCCGGCGCATGCCCGGGGCTGCTACGGCTGCTTCGGCCCCGCCGAGACGCCGAACACCGCGGCGCTGGCCGGCCGGCTGGCGGCCCTCGGCATGCCCCGGCCGGCCCGCGAGCGCGTGTTCTCCACCTTCAACGTCAACGCTCCCGCCTTCGGTCCGGCCGCTGCGGGGACCGGGGAATGAGCTCCCGCATCCCGCTGCGCACGATCAGTGTCAGCGCCTTGGCCCGGGTGGAAGGGGAGGGGGCGATGACGGTCCGCGTGAAGGACGGCAAGGTGGACGGTGTCGAGTTGCGCCTGTACGAGCCGCCGCGCTTCTTCGAGGGGCTGCTGCGTGGCCGCTCATTCACCGAGCCACCCGACATTACCGCCCGCATCTGCGGGATCTGCCCGGTCGCCTACCAGATGACCGCCTGCCGGGCGATCGAGGACGCCGCCGGCGTCCGGGTCGGCGGACCGCTCCACGAGCTCCGACGCCTCCTCTACTGCGGGGAGTGGATCCAGAGCCACGCCCTGCACATCTACCTCCTCCATGCCCCCGATTTTCTGGGCTATGCCGGGGCGGTGGAGATGGCCGCCGACCACCGCGAGGCGGTCGAGCGGGGGTTGGCACTGAAAAAGGTGGGCAACGAGATCATGAAGCTGCTCGGGGGCCGGCCGGTGCACCCGGTCAACGTACGCGTCGGCGGCTTCTACCGGGTACCGGCCAAGGCCACGCTCCGGGGGTTGGCACCGGTGCTGGAGGCAGGGCTGGCCGCCGCGCTGGAGACGGTCAGCTGGGCGGCCGGCTTCGACTTCCCGGAGCTGGACATCGAGTCACCGCTGGTGGCCCTGCACGACCCAGACGGCTACGCAATCATCGATGGCCGCATCGTCTCCTCGGACGGGATCAACGCAAGTCAGGCTCAATTCCTCGAGGTGTTCGAGGAGTACCAGGTCCAGCACTCAACCGCCCTGCAGTCGCGCATCGTCGGGGCTGGCCACTACCTGTGCGGCCCGATCGCCCGTTACAGCCTCAACTACGCCCAGCTCACCCCGGTGGCCCGCGAGGCCGCCTCCGCCGCCGGGCTGGGCACGAGCTGCCGAAGTCTCTTCCGCAGCATTATCGTGCGGGCGGTTGAGGTGGTCGAAGCATGCTCCCAGGCGCTCGGGATCATCGAGGGCTACGAGGAGCCCCCGATGCCGGCGGTGCCGGTCGATGCCGCCGGCCTCACCGGCCACGCCTGTACCGAGGCGCCGCGGGGGTTGCTCTACCACCGCTACCGGATCGGCGATGACGGGCTCATCGCCTCGGCCCAGATCACCCCACCGACGTCGCAGAACCAGGCCCAGATCGAGCATGACCTCGCCGCCTTCGTAGGGCGCAATCTCGACCTCGGGGTCCCCGAGCTCACGCTTCGCTGCGAGCAGCTGATCCGCAGTTACGACCCATGCATCTCCTGCGCGACGCATTTCCTAAGCCTGCAGGTGGTGGGGCGATGAGTGCGGGGTCGAGGATGGCCGTCGTTGGGGTCGGCAACCGTCTCCGAGGCGACGACGGCATCGGGCCCGCCGTCATTGAGGCCCTCGGTCGCCGCTGTCGGGGCCCGCACGTGCGCCTGGTCTGCTGTGAGGGGGATGTCACCGAGCTGATCGAGGCCTGGTCCGGAGCCACGAGCGTCATCGTCATTGACGCGGTGCAATCGGGGGCGCCGCCGGGGTCACTGCACCTGTTGCCGTTGACCGGCATCGGGTGGACTCACCGCCGTCCGGGAAGCTCGCACGGGCTCGGGATCCAGGAGGCAGTGGGGCTCGCCCGCCAACTCGGCCGGGTGCCCGGCGACCTGACGCTGATCGGGGTCGAGGCGTCGCAGTTCGAGCTCGGTGCGCCGCTGTCGCAACCGGCCAAAACCGGGGTCGACCAGGTGGTGGCGCTGCTCGAGTATGAACTCGCCCAGGCCGGCCCGGGCGTGCTGCGGGATGCTGGCCACGGGGCCCGGCGTAGCCCGGCGGTCGCCGCAGCGAACGGCGTCACGGCTCGGGTCCCAGTCAGCTGAAGCTGACGGAGATGCCCGCTGCGTCAATGATCGAGCCGTCCTTCGGCGATCGGCTGAATCCGAACGCCGTCCCGGTGGCAGTCTGGGGAGGCGCGAAGTCCAGCCGGGCACGGAAGGGGGTCCAGTCACCCATCGAGCCCCCCGTTCCCGTCGCCTCCGCAAGCACGCGGCCGCTGGCGTCGAGAACTTGGAACGAGGTCGAGCCCTCGAAGGTACTGGCGGACCCCGGACCCGTCAGTGGGCTGCTGACCGCGTCGCCAGGGATTGGGTTCTCGATGAGGATGGCCGGTGTCAGGGCTGCGAACGAGCCCCGCGTCAGCGGATTGGCAGCCCCCGCCGGGTCGGCGACCAGCTGGCCGTCCACCTCGACCTTCACCGAGTGAACTGTCGTGAACTGGGTCAGCGTGAACACCGCCTCGGCGAGCCGGGCGCCCACGCTGCCGGCTCCCGGCTCCAGGAAGGTTGCATCGAAGTTGGCGGTAGCGATGCCTTGGCTGAGCACCACTGAACGAGCGCGGGTGCCGGCTGGGATCGCCGAGGCCAGACCCGCCGCTGCTGCCGCCGGCGCTGGCACGGCCAGCAGGGCGTCGATTGCCCCGGCCGCAACGGCAGTGGGTGACCGGAGTGATGGCGTGCGCCGCCGCGAGCCTGCCGTCCCGGAGGAAGTAGCCGGCGACCACCAGCCCACCGGCGGGCGGCGGGGTCGGGGGGGTGGGGCCCGGCGCCGTGCTTGCAGCGATCGAAGGGCTGGCGCTGGGTGAGGCGGCCGGAAAGGGGGAACCGGTGGTCGGCGGACCGCCTCCGGATGGACGCCCACCAGCGCAGCTGGCCGCCAGCACCAGGGCAAGGCAGCAGGCCACTGAGCGCCGTCGGCGGAGCCCGCTCCGCGGGTCGCCGTGAGCGGGCAACGGTCCGAACGGCGAGAACATGGCTGGGCTGCTGCAGCCCGGTGCGAGGTCCTGGCTCCGGCCGTAGTGGACGCGCCTGGCCGCCGTCAGGAGTCCGCCACCGACCATTGCAGGCAGGAGAAAAGGAACGCATGGCCGAGACGCTAAAGGGCCGACCAGTTGCCTGCGCCAGGGTCATCGAAACCTCCCGTCCTAATCCCACGCTTTTGTACCGCCTGCCGCCAGGTTCAGGTACGGCCAGGGGCCCCGAACCTGAAGGCGTTCCGGCTCCATCGGCGACCGCCAGCCGCCGTTGAGGAACTGTCCCAAGGCAAAAGGCGGGCCAAACGGCTCTGGACTGGTGCCGGCCGATCCCGCAGACTCGGTCACAATGGTGGGGCCGCGACCTGCGTTGGGGAGGCGGCCCGGAACTTCCGGACGGCGACGGTGGCCGCCGGACCGGGTACCGCCGCCGGGGCGCCTCCGGGGGCATGGCAGCGGTGTTGCCGGGAGCCGTTTTCAATTTCAATCACCCCGGCCATTACCTGCTCTGGGGTGTGGTGCAGATCTCGGTGGCCAACGTCGCCGTGATCGCCTCGATGGTGGCTGTTCGTCGTCGCCCTGTTCGTGCCCTTCCCTGGCCACCGGCGGAAGCCGTGAGCACGCCGCTGAAGGGCCCGGCCAACTGGACTGGACGCCTCCCTACGGCCGTCGCCGGCGCCCTGCCGCCCGAGCGGCTGCTACCTGATCGCCAGCCCGCCTACAAGGGCAGCTGGATCTACTCATCCTGGACGTCGGGGCCGGCGAGCCCGAGGAGTTCTCCCTGCCGGCCGGTCCGGATGCCCACTTCATCATCCGGTCCCGCGTCTTTGTCGCCCATGAGTTCGGCGCCCTGGCGAGCACCCCGTTGCCGCTCCGCTGCCGGGCCATACCGGGCCGTCTGCACCCGGCTACTGCCCGACCATCGTGTCGGGTGGCGAGTAGTTGGTCAGCGCCTTCATGTACTGCACCCGCTCGAACGCGGCGGGATCGGCGGCGCTTTGCTGGCTCATGGCGCCCTGCAGCTGGCGGACCGACGTGTACCCGTGGTTGGCCATCCAGCCGGAGAGCTCGGCCAGGACGAGCCCGAGGTGCTCGGGCCCGTTGGCCAGCAAGGCCGAGGCCATCATGGCGACGTCGGCGCCGGCCAGGAGGACCTTGACCGCGTCGGTGGCCGAATGGATGCCCCCGGTGGCGGCGAGCGACACCCGCAGATGGCCGCGCAGGAGCGCAATCCAGCGCAGCCTCAAGCGCAGCTCGTCGGGCAAACTCAGGTGGACCTTCGACACCACGGCCATCCGGTCCAGGTCGATCTCCGGCTGCACGAAGCGGTTGAACAGCACCAGGCCATCGGCGCCGGCGGCCTCGAGCCGGATCGCCATATGGGCCATGGCAGTGAAGTACGGCGAGCACTTGACGGCCAGCGGGACCGTTACCGCCGCACGGACCGACGCGACCAGCTCGAGCAGCTCCTGCTCGATTGCCCGGCCGCTGACCTCCGGGTCGGCGGCAACCTCGTAGACGTTCAACTCGATGGCGTCGGCGCCGGCGTCCTGCAGGCGCCGGGCATAGCGAAGCCACCCTCCCCGGGTGGACCCGTTGAGGCTGGCGATCACCGGGATGGCCAGGGTGCTCTTGGCCCGCTCCAGGTGGCGGAGGTAGCCGTCCGGACCGGTGTTGTAGTCATCAAGCTGCGGGAAGTAGTCCCATGCCTCCGGATGGCTCTCGGCGCCGAAGAAGAGCAGCCGGTGGACCTCCAGCTCCTCGTGGACGATCTGCTCTTCGAACAGCGAGGGCAGTACCACTGCGCCGGCGCCGGCGTCCTCGAGGCGCACCAGCGTGTCGAGCGAGGCTCCGAGTGGCGACGCCGAGGCCACCAGCGGGTTGCGGAGTGGCATCGCCAGGTAGTGGGTGGTCAGGTCGAGGACGCTCATCCGTCACCTCCGCCACCCAACGGCCCGCCGGCACCCGGTGCTCCGGCCGCTCCGGCTCGCCGCGGCGTGGCCACCTCCGGGGTGGCTACCCCCGGAGCGGTGCGCTCCACGCCGGCCATCTGCTCGTAGAAGCGCCACCGGTTGTCGATGTCGTCCTGGAGCAGGCCGAGCAGCCGGTCGGCCTGCTCCGGCCGGCTGCGCGCCAGCATGGCGAAGCGCCCCTCCTTGGCCACGAACTCCTTCAGCGTGCGCTTCGGCTTGTGCGAGTCGAGGGTCAGCGGGTGACGCCCCGGGGCCGCCAGCCGGGGGTCGTAGCGGTACAGCGGCCAGTAGCCGGCGTCGACCGCCTCCTTCTGGTGGCTCATCCCCTCCCGCATGTCGATACCATGGGCGATGCAGTGGCTGTAGGCCAGCACCAGGGACGGTCCGTCGTAGGACTCCGCCTCGACAAGCGCCCGGAGCGCCTGCGGGTTGTCGGCCCCCAGGGCAACCTGGGCCACGTAGATACTTCCGTAGGCCATGGCCAGCAGTCCCAGGTCCTTCTTCGGCGAGGTCTTGCCCCCCGAGGCGAACTTGGCCATCGCGGCCCGCGGGGTCGACTTTGACGCCTGCCCGCCGGTGTTGGAGTACACCTCGGTGTCCAGCACCAGCACATTGACGTTGGCCCCCGAGGCAAGCACCTGGTCGAGCCCGCCGAAGCCGATGTCGTAGGCCCAGCCGTCGCCGCCGACGATCCACACGCTGCGGGCGACCAGGTCGCCGGCCAACGTCTCCAGCTCCCGCGCCAGGTCGCCGGGGACCGGCCGCAGGGCGTTGCCCAGCTCTTCGACCCGCCGGCGTTGGGCGGCGATCGCCCGGTCGTCCGATCCCTCTTCGGCCAGGATGGCCGCCGCCAGGGCGGTGCCGATTGCCGGGGCGAGTGCCTGGACCAGGCGGCGCGCCCGTGCTGCCCGCTGGTCGAGCGCCAGGCGGATCCCTAGGCCGTACTCGGCGTTGTCCTCGAACAGCGAGTTCGACCAGGCCGGCCCCCGGCCATCGGGCCCCACCGACCACGGGGTCGTCGGCAGGTTGCCGCCGTAGATGGAGGAACACCCCGTCGCGTTGGCGATGACCAGCCGGTCGCCGAACATCTGCGAGATCAGCTTGAGATACGGAGTCTCGC is from Actinomycetota bacterium and encodes:
- a CDS encoding hydrogenase maturation protease, which produces MAVVGVGNRLRGDDGIGPAVIEALGRRCRGPHVRLVCCEGDVTELIEAWSGATSVIVIDAVQSGAPPGSLHLLPLTGIGWTHRRPGSSHGLGIQEAVGLARQLGRVPGDLTLIGVEASQFELGAPLSQPAKTGVDQVVALLEYELAQAGPGVLRDAGHGARRSPAVAAANGVTARVPVS
- a CDS encoding cyclic nucleotide-binding domain-containing protein, which produces MERSIADLLAAHPVFAGLALEDLALIAGCGRNTAFPPGYYLFREGARADQFFVVREGRVAVEIFVPDRGGLVVDTVDPGEVVGASWLFPPYAWEVDARCVEAVRAVALDGACLRTKCDGDPRLGYELMKRFARVLHERIQSAQLRLLDLYGTPGGR
- a CDS encoding FAD/NAD(P)-binding protein, with the protein product MGAEPLAADRSAVEPAPMTPRPHRVLRVRRETPGVVTLALAPLLGDPEPGAPGQFNMVGAFGVGEAAISVSGVGPDGAILHTVRDVGAVTHALARAPRGSLLGVRGPYGRGWDLAGSLGGDVVVVAGGLGLAPLRPLIRALSLRRNGFGRISVLVGARSPEQLLFLAETSRWRARGLHVDVTVDQAAVGWSGRVGLVTRLIDGAVLHPSATTGFVCGPEVMMRFTARALMSAGVEPSRIQLSMERNMRCGVGLCGHCQLGPFFVCRDGPVFGHEVVGPLMEVREL
- a CDS encoding Gmad2 immunoglobulin-like domain-containing protein; translated protein: MGVHPEAVRRPPVPPFRPPHPAPALRSLQARRRAPPPRPRRPPVGWWSPATSSGTAGSRRRTPSLRSPTAVAAGAIDALLAVPAPAAAAAGLASAIPAGTRARSVVLSQGIATANFDATFLEPGAGSVGARLAEAVFTLTQFTTVHSVKVEVDGQLVADPAGAANPLTRGSFAALTPAILIENPIPGDAVSSPLTGPGSASTFEGSTSFQVLDASGRVLAEATGTGGSMGDWTPFRARLDFAPPQTATGTAFGFSRSPKDGSIIDAAGISVSFS
- a CDS encoding Ni/Fe hydrogenase subunit alpha codes for the protein MSSRIPLRTISVSALARVEGEGAMTVRVKDGKVDGVELRLYEPPRFFEGLLRGRSFTEPPDITARICGICPVAYQMTACRAIEDAAGVRVGGPLHELRRLLYCGEWIQSHALHIYLLHAPDFLGYAGAVEMAADHREAVERGLALKKVGNEIMKLLGGRPVHPVNVRVGGFYRVPAKATLRGLAPVLEAGLAAALETVSWAAGFDFPELDIESPLVALHDPDGYAIIDGRIVSSDGINASQAQFLEVFEEYQVQHSTALQSRIVGAGHYLCGPIARYSLNYAQLTPVAREAASAAGLGTSCRSLFRSIIVRAVEVVEACSQALGIIEGYEEPPMPAVPVDAAGLTGHACTEAPRGLLYHRYRIGDDGLIASAQITPPTSQNQAQIEHDLAAFVGRNLDLGVPELTLRCEQLIRSYDPCISCATHFLSLQVVGR
- a CDS encoding dihydroorotate dehydrogenase-like protein, translated to MSVLDLTTHYLAMPLRNPLVASASPLGASLDTLVRLEDAGAGAVVLPSLFEEQIVHEELEVHRLLFFGAESHPEAWDYFPQLDDYNTGPDGYLRHLERAKSTLAIPVIASLNGSTRGGWLRYARRLQDAGADAIELNVYEVAADPEVSGRAIEQELLELVASVRAAVTVPLAVKCSPYFTAMAHMAIRLEAAGADGLVLFNRFVQPEIDLDRMAVVSKVHLSLPDELRLRLRWIALLRGHLRVSLAATGGIHSATDAVKVLLAGADVAMMASALLANGPEHLGLVLAELSGWMANHGYTSVRQLQGAMSQQSAADPAAFERVQYMKALTNYSPPDTMVGQ
- a CDS encoding oxidoreductase; the encoded protein is MSARRRPRLAVWKFSSCDGCQLSLLDCEDELLALAGQVEIAYFQEATSATAGGRYDLSLVEGSVTTPGDAERIRKIRAASRRLVTIGACATSGGIQALRNSAGVEGFLEAVYAHPEYVATLATSTGIADHVPVDFELRGCPVDRHQLLEVISAFLAGRRPVVPTHSVCVDCKLAGTVCVMVARGTPCLGPVTQAGCGALCPAHARGCYGCFGPAETPNTAALAGRLAALGMPRPARERVFSTFNVNAPAFGPAAAGTGE
- a CDS encoding 4Fe-4S dicluster domain-containing protein, which encodes MDTAPGSAPALHPGDRRAIDASGLDLLIGALAADGYQVIGPVVHDGAIVYGEVRGLADLPTGWGDVQEPASYRLRRRDDRAAFGYAVGPHSWKRYLFPPRSLLWRAQHSGDTVVIDEPDPSAAPRYAFLGVRGCELAAIRIQDRVFLGSGTVDPTYAARREPAFIVAVHCSTPAATCFCTSMGTGPAAGEGHDLALAEVVDGDDVTYVVEVGTQRGAAALARVPLRPATPADDLGEAAMIDAAAAHIERHLAPDGLRELLAAKRDHPRWDDVADRCLACGNCTMVCPTCFCSTVEDTSSLDGSAAERWRRWDTCYALDFTHLPDGSVRNSTRSRYRQWLTHKLGTWIDQFGTSGCVGCGRCISWCPAGIDLTEEIRALREEA